The following proteins are encoded in a genomic region of Spirosoma sp. SC4-14:
- a CDS encoding type IX secretion system membrane protein PorP/SprF yields the protein MAKQSLMTKWAVGLVLVVCISASPLRAQQDKMFSQYMFNMMALNPAYAGSRDVLSMSALYRNQWTGVEGAPQTATFTADMPLNRERVGIGLQLYGDKYGPVQEAGGFVSYAFRIKVGTRSTLALGLQAGAASYNVNLADIKTSPDGGQLDPAFANNISKILPNFGTGIYLSNDRSYIGLSVPRLIKNKLTEYNVGSVISTQRRHAYLAGGFVVGISPVVKMKPSFLVKYAEGAPLGFDGNINFWFADRIAIGASIRRNQFSDWSSVGTDAVIGMLELQLTDQIRFGYAYDRTMNNFKDIAPSSHEIMLRYEFGFGKNRILTPRYF from the coding sequence ATGGCAAAGCAGAGTTTAATGACAAAGTGGGCAGTGGGCCTGGTACTGGTGGTTTGCATCAGTGCCAGCCCGTTGCGGGCTCAGCAGGACAAAATGTTCTCTCAGTATATGTTCAACATGATGGCTCTCAATCCAGCTTATGCCGGAAGCCGCGATGTTCTGAGCATGTCGGCGCTGTACCGCAACCAGTGGACGGGAGTTGAGGGTGCTCCCCAAACAGCAACCTTCACCGCCGATATGCCCCTGAATCGGGAGCGGGTGGGCATTGGCCTCCAATTATATGGCGATAAATATGGCCCTGTTCAGGAAGCAGGCGGGTTTGTTTCCTACGCGTTTCGTATTAAAGTAGGAACCCGTAGCACACTTGCATTGGGTTTGCAGGCAGGTGCTGCCAGCTATAATGTGAATCTGGCCGATATTAAAACGAGCCCAGATGGTGGTCAACTCGATCCGGCTTTCGCCAACAATATTTCGAAGATTCTGCCCAACTTTGGTACCGGAATCTATCTGAGCAACGACCGGTCGTATATTGGTTTGTCGGTTCCCCGGTTGATTAAGAATAAGCTGACCGAATACAATGTAGGCAGCGTAATCTCTACTCAGCGTCGGCATGCATATCTGGCAGGAGGTTTTGTCGTAGGAATCAGCCCGGTAGTGAAAATGAAACCATCGTTTTTGGTGAAATATGCCGAGGGCGCACCGCTGGGATTTGATGGAAATATCAACTTCTGGTTCGCCGACCGGATTGCCATTGGAGCCTCTATTCGCCGGAATCAATTTTCAGACTGGAGCAGCGTCGGTACAGATGCGGTGATTGGCATGCTGGAGTTACAGCTAACGGATCAAATTCGGTTTGGCTATGCCTACGACCGGACGATGAATAACTTTAAGGACATTGCTCCCAGTTCACATGAGATCATGTTGCGGTATGAGTTTGGATTCGGTAAAAACCGCATTCTCACACCCCGATATTTCTAA
- a CDS encoding OmpA family protein gives MARICSLLSLFWLLTGQILAQSLSKQADRQFDQLAYAQAVDLYEKALTTSTALSDAERRAAKAKLGYSYHQMHDTKNAERVYRDLMTDGELPAEYSQSYLYYAQALASNGKYKEAQAMYDKYTKVQSADSRGPKFSKLYRDVTPLTNNANSYRVEFLKLNTRKAEFSPMLYKGGLVFVSTGEPNGIKRVFKWNSSPFLDLYYQPEEKEIQATASRVGGSVPKKRVQKTNLIRPLGSDDYTAQTPNDSKTVGFFGGTNINAGSDYTEEAISESDRFSRTLNTKYHEGPATFSKDGSRIIFTRNNFNNGKYRKSSDGINKLKLYTATQSNGYWSEVEELPFNSDEYSTGHPTLSPDNKLLYFVSDRPGGFGGTDIYVAKYENGKWSEPINLGKDVNTTGNEMFPFADEKGNLYVASDGQPGLGGLDMFYVLLTDDGLHAKGIRNLGAPLNSAQDDFGIVTDADRKSGYFSSNRKNGGADDDVYRFTREGAMYPCRELMVKVVDADSKEPLAEATVSVDAGKGSDKQVKTDAGGLMRVCLDADSDFRFLASREGYTDNKIGFSTRDFSDDQPSLLEIPLSKPKEGLMSGKLRGIVRNQTDKKPIAGVKVVLTSECDSTSQEAITGDDGSYEFTVQPGCDYSLEAIKDSMGTTGVRIAKNATETPDLTMFKKGDVIKIDNIYYDLNKSTIRPDAALELDKVAALMAKYPAMKIEMRSHTDSRATAKYNNTLSTNRAKAAVAYLKKKGVSAKRMVAKGYGETELLNKCKDGVDCPEEEHQQNRRTEIKILTLE, from the coding sequence ATGGCACGCATTTGTTCGCTTTTAAGTTTATTTTGGCTACTTACCGGACAGATTCTAGCGCAGTCGCTCAGTAAACAGGCCGACCGCCAGTTTGATCAGCTCGCCTATGCACAGGCTGTCGATCTTTACGAAAAAGCCCTGACAACGTCGACGGCGCTATCGGATGCCGAACGCCGGGCCGCTAAAGCTAAATTAGGCTATAGCTATCATCAGATGCACGATACTAAAAATGCTGAACGCGTTTATCGTGATTTAATGACAGATGGTGAACTGCCCGCCGAGTATTCGCAAAGTTATCTCTACTATGCTCAGGCATTGGCCAGCAATGGCAAGTATAAGGAAGCTCAGGCAATGTATGATAAGTACACCAAAGTACAATCCGCCGATTCCCGCGGCCCTAAATTTTCTAAACTATATCGGGATGTTACTCCGCTGACTAACAACGCCAATAGTTATCGAGTTGAATTTCTGAAGTTGAATACCCGAAAAGCCGAATTTAGCCCAATGCTCTATAAAGGAGGGTTGGTATTTGTTTCGACGGGTGAGCCAAATGGAATTAAGCGGGTATTCAAGTGGAATAGTAGCCCTTTTCTGGATTTATATTACCAGCCCGAAGAAAAAGAAATTCAGGCTACAGCCTCACGTGTTGGCGGTTCTGTCCCTAAAAAACGGGTACAAAAGACAAATCTTATTCGCCCCTTAGGAAGTGATGATTATACCGCGCAGACACCAAATGATTCGAAAACAGTTGGCTTTTTTGGCGGTACTAATATTAATGCCGGATCAGATTATACGGAAGAAGCCATAAGTGAGTCGGATCGGTTTAGCCGGACATTAAACACAAAATACCACGAGGGCCCTGCTACCTTTTCGAAGGATGGTAGCCGGATTATTTTTACCCGGAACAACTTCAATAATGGCAAATACCGCAAAAGCTCCGACGGGATAAATAAACTGAAGTTATACACTGCTACTCAGAGCAATGGCTATTGGAGCGAGGTTGAGGAACTGCCATTTAACAGCGATGAATACTCGACCGGCCATCCAACATTGTCGCCGGATAATAAGCTACTTTACTTTGTTTCGGATCGTCCTGGTGGTTTTGGCGGAACCGATATTTATGTCGCTAAGTATGAAAATGGCAAATGGTCTGAGCCCATTAATCTAGGGAAAGACGTTAATACAACAGGTAATGAGATGTTCCCATTCGCCGATGAGAAAGGGAATCTATATGTGGCCTCGGACGGGCAGCCAGGGCTGGGTGGGCTGGATATGTTTTATGTGTTACTTACCGACGACGGCCTCCATGCCAAAGGGATACGTAATTTAGGAGCCCCGTTAAATTCAGCACAGGATGATTTCGGAATTGTGACCGATGCCGACCGTAAATCGGGCTATTTTAGTAGCAACCGAAAAAATGGCGGTGCAGATGACGACGTATACCGTTTTACGAGAGAAGGCGCAATGTACCCATGTCGGGAGTTGATGGTTAAAGTGGTCGATGCCGACTCTAAAGAACCCCTGGCCGAAGCTACCGTATCTGTTGATGCAGGAAAAGGAAGCGACAAGCAGGTCAAAACAGACGCGGGTGGCCTGATGCGGGTTTGCCTCGATGCTGATAGTGATTTCAGATTTCTGGCCAGTCGGGAAGGATATACGGATAATAAAATTGGTTTTTCGACAAGAGATTTTTCGGATGATCAACCGTCGCTGCTGGAAATTCCATTAAGCAAGCCGAAGGAGGGACTGATGTCCGGAAAATTACGCGGAATTGTTAGAAATCAGACCGATAAGAAACCTATCGCTGGTGTGAAAGTTGTGTTAACCAGTGAATGCGACAGCACATCGCAGGAGGCAATTACGGGCGATGATGGTAGTTATGAATTTACGGTTCAGCCCGGTTGTGATTATTCACTCGAAGCCATAAAAGACAGCATGGGAACTACCGGCGTTCGAATTGCAAAAAATGCAACCGAAACGCCCGATCTAACCATGTTCAAAAAAGGCGATGTAATCAAAATTGATAACATCTATTACGATCTGAATAAATCGACGATCCGCCCTGATGCTGCTCTTGAACTCGATAAAGTGGCAGCCTTGATGGCAAAGTATCCGGCCATGAAAATCGAAATGCGATCACATACCGATAGCCGGGCAACGGCTAAATATAACAATACCTTATCGACCAATCGGGCCAAAGCGGCAGTGGCTTATCTGAAAAAGAAAGGCGTTTCGGCCAAACGAATGGTAGCGAAAGGATATGGTGAAACCGAGCTGCTGAACAAGTGTAAAGATGGTGTCGATTGTCCGGAAGAAGAACACCAGCAGAACCGCCGGACCGAGATCAAGATTCTGACACTGGAGTAA
- a CDS encoding PorP/SprF family type IX secretion system membrane protein produces MPVSFRRRCLFLITASLLFSVRIAFAQREVLYSQYLVNPLSINPAYAGSRETFHLSAFLRRKWITARNAPITQSVSGDGSISNGRIGLGFQALNDRMGLLAATGVYGSVAYRFNLPALAKLSIGVQGGVNVLPVYDFTSASSLNRAVGSFGVGIYYQAEHFFGGVSMPEVISRGVSLAGQSLYPAVRPVMVNAGTKIEIDEGTVLIPSVLVSKIENRPLGVDVNARIWFGEEFGLGASYRHNSPGLIQTDYIQALAEYQLTKSIRLGYIFNSKTPESPLSNQYYEKSVHEIMFRFSPGTLKFSY; encoded by the coding sequence ATGCCTGTTAGTTTTCGTAGAAGATGCCTTTTTCTGATTACTGCTAGTCTCTTATTCTCCGTTCGTATAGCATTTGCGCAACGGGAAGTTCTCTATTCGCAGTACCTCGTCAACCCTCTTAGTATAAACCCAGCTTATGCCGGGAGCCGTGAAACATTCCATCTGTCGGCCTTTTTGCGTCGTAAGTGGATTACGGCCCGAAACGCGCCCATTACGCAAAGTGTATCTGGCGATGGCTCTATATCCAATGGGCGCATTGGGCTAGGTTTTCAGGCTCTTAACGACCGAATGGGGCTATTGGCAGCTACGGGCGTTTATGGTAGTGTTGCCTATCGGTTTAATTTGCCTGCACTGGCAAAGCTGTCGATAGGGGTGCAGGGTGGTGTCAACGTCTTGCCGGTCTATGATTTTACGAGCGCTTCAAGCCTGAACCGGGCAGTTGGGAGTTTTGGGGTTGGAATCTATTATCAGGCCGAGCATTTTTTCGGAGGAGTATCGATGCCAGAAGTTATATCGAGAGGGGTAAGTCTGGCAGGGCAGTCGCTCTATCCGGCAGTGCGACCCGTTATGGTAAACGCTGGTACGAAAATAGAAATTGATGAAGGTACCGTGCTGATTCCGTCGGTGCTGGTTTCTAAAATTGAGAACCGGCCGTTGGGTGTCGATGTCAATGCGCGGATCTGGTTTGGCGAAGAGTTTGGATTGGGCGCTTCGTATCGACACAATAGTCCTGGGCTAATACAAACCGATTATATTCAGGCGCTGGCAGAATACCAGTTAACAAAGTCGATTCGGCTAGGATATATTTTCAATTCGAAAACTCCCGAAAGCCCGCTGTCTAATCAGTATTACGAAAAGAGCGTTCATGAGATCATGTTTCGATTTTCGCCGGGTACGCTCAAATTCTCGTATTGA